A genomic window from Synechococcus sp. WH 8016 includes:
- a CDS encoding PfkB family carbohydrate kinase produces MRSLPADLKLAVVGHLEWVTFLAVNELPSPGQISRAHRSLEEPAGAGAVVAVQLARLTGQKVAFFTALGKDEIGARSEARLRELGVTPIIAWRDQPTRRGISLVDRSSDRAITVIGERLTPIAADPLPWEHLADCAGVFVSATDPQGLKLARAAKVLTATPRLRLPVLQEAKVSLDALIGSHLDPGECIEEGALTPAPCLRIATEGERGGLLFPGGRFEAEPLPGPLAETYGCGDSFAAGVTAGLAAGWSTTDAVKLGAQCGATCATHFGPYS; encoded by the coding sequence ATGAGATCACTGCCCGCTGATCTCAAGCTTGCTGTTGTAGGGCACCTCGAATGGGTCACCTTTCTTGCCGTCAATGAGCTCCCTTCGCCTGGACAAATCAGTCGTGCCCATCGCTCTCTCGAGGAGCCAGCGGGTGCTGGCGCTGTCGTCGCTGTTCAATTAGCCAGGCTAACGGGCCAAAAAGTGGCCTTCTTTACAGCCCTTGGCAAGGATGAAATCGGCGCGCGAAGCGAAGCACGCCTGCGCGAGTTGGGTGTCACCCCAATCATTGCCTGGCGTGACCAACCCACCCGCCGAGGCATCAGCTTGGTCGATCGCAGCAGCGATCGGGCGATCACGGTGATTGGAGAGCGGCTAACGCCGATCGCTGCTGATCCACTGCCCTGGGAGCATCTCGCCGATTGCGCTGGCGTCTTCGTCTCTGCGACCGATCCGCAGGGCCTGAAGCTGGCACGAGCCGCCAAGGTTTTAACGGCAACCCCTCGCCTTCGCTTGCCGGTTCTTCAAGAGGCGAAAGTCAGTCTCGATGCCTTGATCGGCAGCCATCTGGATCCAGGCGAGTGCATCGAAGAGGGTGCCCTCACCCCAGCGCCATGCTTGCGGATCGCCACGGAGGGAGAGAGGGGGGGGCTCCTTTTCCCAGGAGGACGATTTGAAGCCGAACCTCTGCCTGGCCCCCTTGCGGAAACCTACGGATGCGGCGATAGCTTTGCAGCTGGAGTCACAGCAGGACTCGCCGCAGGATGGTCAACGACGGACGCCGTCAAGCTTGGGGCCCAGTGCGGAGCGACCTGCGCAACACACTTCGGGCCTTACTCCTGA
- a CDS encoding L,D-transpeptidase, with protein MIRPLQALGITVPLLMLSCEAGQSAKQIPVVETIESVAFQTPPTQAPGQQGPSPALLQVKQGESFSLKARRNDPKGFTPSGAWTLELFKGEQLLAEWPAVSGYNSKQTADRLWSPGNGAPLPIGTYALGQPEPWGTDLWLNLEPQFETDRSGLGIHNCNPGSGCLCLPNRKDLETLADWVQATGIRKLTIID; from the coding sequence ATGATTCGTCCTCTTCAAGCTCTAGGCATCACAGTCCCCCTGCTGATGCTGAGCTGTGAAGCTGGACAATCAGCCAAACAAATTCCAGTCGTAGAAACAATCGAATCCGTCGCATTCCAAACACCACCAACACAAGCTCCAGGCCAACAGGGCCCCTCTCCAGCTTTGCTTCAAGTGAAACAAGGAGAAAGCTTTTCACTCAAGGCAAGGCGCAACGACCCAAAAGGATTCACGCCAAGTGGCGCTTGGACGCTTGAATTGTTTAAAGGAGAACAACTGCTTGCTGAATGGCCAGCCGTTAGCGGTTACAACAGCAAGCAAACAGCCGACCGTCTCTGGAGTCCAGGCAACGGTGCACCCCTACCGATTGGCACGTATGCACTGGGCCAACCAGAACCGTGGGGAACAGATCTTTGGCTTAACTTAGAGCCCCAATTCGAAACAGATCGAAGCGGCCTTGGAATTCACAATTGCAACCCAGGAAGTGGATGTCTATGCCTTCCCAATCGCAAAGACCTTGAAACCCTTGCGGACTGGGTCCAAGCAACAGGAATCCGAAAACTCACAATTATCGACTAA
- a CDS encoding SDR family oxidoreductase has translation MSDRTIAITGASGKTGFRIAEELMVHGDRPRLLVRSSSVIPDTLMNADQVRLSLQDPIALDSALKGVDALVIATGARPSIDLLGPMRVDAWGVRAQVESCLRVGVTRVILVSSLCAGRWRHPLNLFGLILVWKRIGEQALENSGLDWTVIRPGGLSEREETLEEEGVYWSGPDQQENDSIPRRLVARCCLEALNTPASIGRILEVTSSVSRPVISLPDALLSIDS, from the coding sequence ATGAGTGACCGAACGATTGCGATTACTGGAGCTTCTGGAAAAACAGGCTTTCGTATCGCTGAAGAGTTGATGGTGCATGGAGATCGTCCGCGTTTGTTGGTGCGATCTTCGTCGGTGATTCCCGACACCCTCATGAATGCTGATCAAGTTCGACTCAGCTTGCAAGATCCAATCGCTTTGGACTCAGCCTTAAAGGGCGTAGATGCCCTTGTGATTGCAACGGGTGCGAGGCCTTCGATTGATTTGTTAGGGCCGATGCGGGTTGATGCATGGGGTGTGCGTGCTCAGGTGGAAAGCTGTCTGAGAGTTGGGGTGACCAGGGTGATTCTCGTGAGTTCTCTTTGTGCGGGGCGTTGGCGTCACCCCCTCAACCTGTTCGGTTTGATTCTTGTTTGGAAACGAATTGGGGAGCAGGCTCTGGAGAACAGCGGCTTGGATTGGACTGTGATCAGGCCAGGAGGTCTCAGTGAAAGAGAGGAAACCCTGGAGGAAGAGGGGGTGTATTGGTCAGGTCCCGATCAGCAGGAGAATGATTCCATCCCAAGGCGTCTGGTTGCTCGTTGTTGCTTAGAGGCCTTGAATACTCCTGCTTCGATCGGAAGGATCCTTGAGGTGACAAGCAGTGTGTCTCGACCAGTGATTAGTTTGCCCGATGCATTATTGAGTATTGATTCCTAG
- a CDS encoding TIGR02450 family Trp-rich protein — protein sequence MTWKLAKAWTSVLPQEGYRHFRVIFQGGKGQDRWVELEAVLDASIRRRIAWTELKNQDVWTSGWRQLPPTE from the coding sequence ATGACCTGGAAACTAGCCAAAGCCTGGACAAGCGTGCTTCCTCAGGAAGGGTATCGACACTTTCGGGTGATTTTCCAGGGAGGAAAAGGTCAGGATCGCTGGGTTGAACTCGAAGCTGTCCTCGACGCAAGTATTCGACGACGCATCGCCTGGACGGAGCTCAAAAATCAGGATGTCTGGACGAGCGGTTGGAGACAACTTCCACCGACGGAATAA
- a CDS encoding DUF1499 domain-containing protein, producing MVLTIFSVLLALFHFVGPMPTDLGIHQGQLSPCESPAHCARSDWERNDPIASLNKLADVIQQTPRSEIVEQRTDYLHATASSEIFGFVDDLELYADTERSLLQARSVSRLGESDLGVNEQRLRSLETALMKQQ from the coding sequence ATGGTCTTGACCATTTTTTCCGTTCTTCTGGCTCTATTTCATTTCGTTGGGCCGATGCCCACCGATCTCGGCATCCATCAAGGTCAACTCAGTCCCTGCGAATCACCCGCCCACTGCGCTCGAAGCGATTGGGAGCGTAACGATCCGATCGCAAGCCTGAACAAACTCGCCGACGTCATCCAACAAACCCCACGATCAGAAATCGTTGAACAGCGAACGGACTACCTGCATGCAACTGCCAGCAGTGAGATCTTCGGCTTCGTTGACGATCTGGAGCTCTATGCCGATACGGAGCGATCTCTTCTCCAGGCACGCTCCGTGTCAAGACTGGGAGAATCAGATCTTGGGGTCAACGAACAACGTCTTCGAAGCCTGGAGACTGCGTTGATGAAGCAACAGTGA
- a CDS encoding class I SAM-dependent methyltransferase — protein sequence MATQVLTEDQRFKLDREPDRVFYSEPRFVQHLDEGFRTRLTSFYREHIPSGAIVLDLGSSWVSHLPEDIHYERVIGHGMNEAELVANPRLDSHYVQDMNLDPTIPLKDGSVDACLAVAAWQYWTQPENVAAEMLRVTRPNGTAIVAFSNRMFFTKAPQVWTDNDDMQHLDYVGTVLQANGWTDIRVFAEETKAGGLMGLVGGKGDPFFAVVARKSID from the coding sequence ATGGCAACTCAAGTCTTAACGGAAGACCAGCGTTTCAAGCTCGACCGCGAGCCAGATCGGGTCTTTTATTCTGAACCACGCTTCGTCCAGCACCTCGACGAAGGCTTCAGAACACGCCTCACCAGTTTTTATCGAGAACACATTCCGTCTGGGGCAATTGTTCTTGATCTCGGTTCGTCATGGGTGAGTCACTTGCCAGAGGACATTCATTACGAGCGCGTGATTGGCCACGGCATGAATGAGGCGGAACTCGTCGCCAACCCAAGGCTCGACAGCCACTACGTCCAAGACATGAACTTGGACCCAACCATCCCGTTAAAGGATGGATCGGTTGATGCCTGCCTAGCTGTGGCCGCTTGGCAGTACTGGACGCAACCAGAAAATGTTGCTGCGGAAATGCTTCGCGTTACCAGGCCCAATGGCACAGCCATCGTTGCCTTTTCCAATCGGATGTTTTTCACGAAGGCGCCACAGGTTTGGACTGACAACGACGACATGCAGCACCTTGACTATGTCGGAACGGTGCTGCAAGCCAATGGCTGGACCGACATCCGTGTTTTTGCTGAGGAAACCAAAGCCGGTGGCTTGATGGGACTGGTAGGAGGAAAAGGTGATCCCTTTTTTGCCGTTGTCGCGCGCAAAAGCATCGACTAA
- a CDS encoding DUF4278 domain-containing protein: MKQVEVVFSIDRPFRPAFAIRCLASMDSSGCCLCISTNDAWDDGWLGLWSSNRYLLHRSPRFSEAQTDPGQGTGTWVFSENIMTTLLYRGQAYVTPKTSDVKACIELTYRHEHYNTCRELVKAEMQEHPTLTYRGVSYSR, from the coding sequence TTGAAGCAGGTCGAGGTGGTGTTTTCGATCGACAGACCTTTTCGTCCGGCCTTTGCGATTCGCTGCCTTGCCTCCATGGATTCAAGCGGTTGTTGTCTTTGTATCAGCACGAACGACGCCTGGGATGACGGTTGGCTAGGTTTATGGAGTAGCAACCGCTACCTATTGCATCGTTCACCTCGGTTTTCCGAGGCGCAGACCGACCCAGGCCAAGGAACGGGGACCTGGGTTTTCTCGGAGAACATCATGACTACTCTTCTTTACAGAGGTCAGGCCTACGTAACGCCTAAGACGTCTGACGTCAAAGCATGCATTGAGCTGACTTATCGCCATGAGCACTACAACACGTGCCGTGAGCTTGTTAAGGCTGAGATGCAAGAGCATCCCACTTTGACCTATCGGGGAGTTTCTTACTCTAGATAA
- a CDS encoding high light inducible protein — MDRTPANDTWFQGKAARSIHEDQLKKVELFNGRAAMIGFVIGVITEGLTGQGILHQIGLGPLVDGYATCSAQMLPFCF, encoded by the coding sequence ATGGATCGCACCCCTGCAAACGACACCTGGTTCCAAGGAAAAGCAGCTCGTTCCATTCACGAAGATCAACTCAAGAAGGTTGAGCTCTTCAATGGTCGCGCCGCCATGATCGGTTTCGTCATCGGAGTGATCACGGAAGGACTCACAGGTCAGGGAATCCTCCATCAGATCGGCCTCGGCCCTCTCGTGGATGGCTACGCGACTTGTAGCGCTCAGATGCTTCCCTTCTGTTTCTGA
- the nth gene encoding endonuclease III, translating to MLRKERASHLLCRLDEHYPNPPIPLDHSDPFSLLIAVLLSAQCTDKKVNEVTPALFAAGPTPTAMAALTEEEIYGHIRQLGLAKTKARNVHKLAQLLITVHGGTVPSSFEELEALPGVGHKTASVVMAQAFGVPAFPVDTHIHRLAQRWGLSSGESVERTEKDLKSLFPAEHWNKLHLQIIFYGREHCTARGCDGTVCPMCRELYPKRRKPVIWKRP from the coding sequence TTGCTCAGAAAAGAGCGTGCTTCCCATCTGCTCTGCCGCCTGGATGAGCACTATCCAAATCCACCCATTCCTCTTGATCACAGCGACCCTTTCAGCCTGTTGATCGCTGTGCTCCTGAGTGCACAGTGCACTGACAAAAAGGTCAATGAAGTGACTCCAGCCCTGTTTGCTGCTGGACCCACACCCACTGCCATGGCGGCCTTAACCGAAGAAGAGATTTATGGACACATCCGCCAGCTCGGGCTCGCCAAAACGAAGGCCCGCAACGTGCACAAACTCGCTCAGCTCTTGATCACCGTGCACGGGGGGACCGTGCCCAGCAGTTTTGAGGAACTAGAAGCCCTACCGGGAGTCGGCCACAAAACCGCCAGCGTGGTGATGGCCCAAGCCTTCGGAGTACCGGCTTTCCCCGTGGACACGCACATTCATCGCTTGGCGCAGCGCTGGGGACTCAGCAGTGGAGAGAGCGTGGAGCGCACCGAAAAAGATTTGAAATCCCTCTTCCCAGCAGAACACTGGAACAAGCTTCACCTGCAAATCATTTTTTATGGGCGAGAACACTGCACGGCGCGTGGATGCGATGGCACCGTTTGCCCGATGTGCCGCGAGCTCTATCCGAAGCGACGAAAGCCGGTGATTTGGAAAAGGCCCTAG
- a CDS encoding rhomboid family intramembrane serine protease: protein MIALPLILLGLSWLQEGIDQLLLGGRWNLAMGPGTPWWTLLTAPFSHGDLGHLIGNSIVFLPLSYLVLLKSLRGYVAVWIAVILLEIPLWLFWPVGSHGLSGVVYGLLGYLVLIGFLERRPLAIALTVIAVAFYGSALPGLLPWASPAGVSWIGHASGFIAGLLAAGAVSREPHQPSA, encoded by the coding sequence GTGATTGCTCTTCCCTTGATCCTTTTAGGCCTGTCCTGGCTACAGGAAGGCATCGACCAACTCCTGCTGGGGGGACGCTGGAATTTGGCGATGGGGCCTGGCACGCCTTGGTGGACTCTGCTCACCGCTCCCTTCAGCCATGGAGATCTTGGCCACCTGATTGGCAACAGCATCGTTTTTTTGCCCCTCAGCTATCTGGTGCTGTTGAAAAGCCTGCGCGGTTACGTGGCGGTTTGGATTGCTGTGATTCTTCTCGAAATTCCGCTCTGGTTGTTTTGGCCGGTTGGTAGCCACGGATTGTCTGGAGTCGTCTATGGACTTCTTGGCTACCTCGTTCTCATCGGATTTCTCGAACGACGACCGCTGGCCATTGCGTTAACCGTTATTGCCGTTGCTTTTTACGGAAGCGCCCTCCCTGGATTGCTGCCCTGGGCCTCACCCGCGGGAGTGAGCTGGATTGGCCACGCGAGTGGATTCATTGCTGGCCTTTTGGCAGCAGGCGCTGTTTCGCGCGAGCCCCATCAGCCGTCAGCCTGA
- a CDS encoding NAD(P)/FAD-dependent oxidoreductase — translation MPKSAEVIVIGSGIGGLCCAGLTARAGKDVLVLEAHRQPGGAAHGFERQGYHFESGPSLWSGLSRWPSSNPLTQILRALDQPLDVVSYKDWDVLFPEGHLRVGVGGDGFERVVERLRGPEAVAEWQRFTAVLQPIAAAADALPLLALPASVDGIGPLLRRSGRLVQHLPAIRHLSGAFGPLVDRHLQDPFLRHWVDLLCFLISGMPMADTNAAAMATLFGEWFDPDSCLDFPRGGSAAVVDALVRGLESHGGSLRLGANVRQLLLDGDRVIGVEISNGETLHADVVVSNADAWGTASLLPEMAAKAWGQERLSTPGCHSFLHLHLGFDASGLEDLPIHTVWVGDWERGIDAERNAVVVSIPSVLDPSMAPEGHHVLHAYTPANEPWSEWAGLQRGTAAYQEKRGQRCQVFWDVLEQRIPDLRSRCQVVMEGTPLTHRHYLSTHQGSYGPALSAAKGLFPGVTTPLQGLFQCGASCFPGIGIPPVAASGAMAAHAITGRKAQKELLRFLEL, via the coding sequence ATGCCAAAAAGCGCTGAGGTGATCGTGATTGGCAGCGGGATCGGTGGCTTGTGCTGTGCTGGTCTCACCGCACGGGCTGGAAAGGACGTTCTTGTTCTTGAAGCCCATCGCCAACCAGGCGGCGCTGCCCATGGCTTTGAACGTCAGGGCTATCACTTCGAATCGGGTCCCTCCCTCTGGAGTGGATTGTCACGTTGGCCAAGCAGCAACCCCCTCACTCAGATCCTGCGTGCTTTGGATCAGCCCTTGGATGTTGTGAGTTACAAGGACTGGGATGTTTTGTTCCCGGAAGGACATCTCCGCGTTGGGGTTGGAGGGGATGGGTTTGAACGCGTGGTGGAGAGACTGCGCGGACCGGAGGCTGTGGCTGAGTGGCAGCGCTTCACCGCCGTCTTGCAGCCGATTGCAGCTGCTGCAGATGCCCTGCCATTGCTGGCGTTACCCGCATCTGTGGATGGAATTGGTCCTCTTTTGAGGCGTAGTGGGCGACTGGTTCAGCATTTGCCAGCCATCCGCCATCTCAGTGGTGCTTTTGGACCTCTCGTGGACCGTCATCTACAGGATCCATTTCTGCGTCATTGGGTGGATTTGCTCTGTTTTTTGATCAGTGGCATGCCGATGGCTGATACCAATGCAGCAGCGATGGCCACTCTGTTTGGTGAGTGGTTTGACCCAGATTCGTGCCTCGACTTTCCGCGGGGAGGGAGTGCGGCTGTGGTTGATGCACTCGTGCGTGGCTTGGAGTCTCACGGCGGCAGTTTGCGGCTCGGAGCCAACGTGCGCCAGCTGCTACTCGATGGTGATCGTGTCATTGGCGTGGAGATCAGCAATGGCGAGACGCTTCACGCTGATGTTGTGGTGAGCAATGCGGATGCTTGGGGGACAGCGTCTCTGCTACCCGAGATGGCTGCGAAGGCTTGGGGTCAGGAACGGCTTTCGACTCCTGGTTGTCACTCTTTTCTGCACCTGCACTTGGGATTTGATGCGAGCGGCCTGGAGGATCTGCCGATCCATACCGTTTGGGTTGGTGACTGGGAACGGGGAATTGATGCTGAGCGCAATGCTGTGGTGGTGTCGATTCCATCGGTGCTCGATCCATCGATGGCGCCGGAGGGACATCACGTGCTGCATGCCTATACCCCGGCCAATGAACCCTGGTCAGAGTGGGCTGGTTTGCAGAGAGGAACAGCGGCCTATCAGGAGAAACGTGGACAACGCTGTCAGGTGTTTTGGGATGTGTTGGAACAACGCATTCCCGATCTCCGCAGTCGTTGCCAAGTGGTGATGGAGGGGACTCCCCTTACCCACCGTCATTACCTATCCACGCATCAAGGCAGTTATGGACCTGCGTTGTCAGCGGCGAAGGGTCTGTTCCCTGGGGTGACCACCCCCCTGCAGGGTCTGTTTCAGTGTGGTGCCAGTTGTTTTCCAGGAATTGGGATTCCACCCGTGGCTGCAAGTGGTGCGATGGCGGCCCACGCCATTACGGGACGCAAGGCTCAGAAGGAATTGCTTCGATTCCTCGAGCTGTAG
- a CDS encoding NAD(P)-binding protein translates to MILFGDSQQSDVDLAVIGAGLAGTGFAASLRQRGFEGTILLFEAGRGPGGRAATRRRRDDLQWRLDHGAPCFSFSQAPQGPLADLWNPLLEQGIVQPDCGLVVGLNETGCLVDPPDHPLLQGPCFRGVPTMASVPEALLKLAGANTRGVFGERISSLRRENGWWCFSGQLRARSLVVTGNLLAHPRSLAMLGWHDVPLRSSVPLNLDLTLDAALERIREMHASVRWNLMLDFHCFPEELPRQIWLTSDAQEKFGIERIVLHRQQDRRLGLVVHGLDDGSPITPASQPRLLLEQESRQRKALAELLLPWPELAQALPMARSLGVMRWGASQPLDAPLPPSLQWCQPSAVGFCGDWIAGPGFGMAEGALQSAVDLADQWI, encoded by the coding sequence ATGATCTTATTTGGTGATTCTCAGCAATCAGACGTTGATCTTGCTGTGATTGGAGCCGGTCTTGCCGGCACTGGGTTTGCTGCCTCGCTTCGCCAACGCGGTTTTGAGGGCACAATTCTGCTGTTTGAGGCCGGTCGGGGTCCGGGTGGCCGGGCGGCGACGCGGCGCCGACGTGATGATTTGCAATGGCGGCTTGACCATGGAGCCCCTTGTTTCAGCTTTAGCCAAGCACCGCAGGGGCCTCTTGCTGACCTATGGAATCCCCTTCTGGAGCAGGGGATTGTCCAGCCCGATTGTGGGCTTGTTGTTGGTTTGAACGAGACGGGTTGTCTTGTTGATCCACCGGATCATCCCCTTCTCCAGGGCCCATGCTTTCGAGGTGTTCCAACGATGGCCTCGGTGCCAGAGGCTTTGCTGAAGCTCGCAGGTGCGAACACGCGAGGGGTGTTCGGAGAACGAATCAGCAGCCTGCGCAGAGAGAACGGTTGGTGGTGTTTTTCAGGTCAGCTGCGGGCGCGCTCTTTAGTGGTCACGGGCAATCTTTTGGCCCATCCCCGTTCCCTGGCGATGTTGGGTTGGCACGATGTCCCGTTGCGCTCATCTGTTCCGCTGAATCTGGATCTCACCTTGGATGCTGCACTTGAGCGAATTCGTGAGATGCATGCATCGGTGCGCTGGAATTTAATGCTCGACTTTCATTGCTTTCCTGAAGAGCTTCCTAGGCAGATTTGGTTGACATCTGATGCTCAAGAAAAATTTGGGATTGAACGGATTGTTCTCCATCGTCAGCAGGACCGACGGCTGGGCTTAGTCGTGCACGGTTTGGACGACGGATCTCCCATCACGCCAGCCAGTCAGCCACGTTTGTTGTTGGAGCAGGAATCACGCCAACGGAAGGCTCTCGCTGAGCTCTTGCTGCCCTGGCCCGAGTTGGCTCAGGCACTCCCGATGGCCCGTTCTTTGGGGGTCATGCGCTGGGGAGCGTCTCAGCCCTTGGATGCTCCCCTGCCACCGTCCCTTCAATGGTGTCAACCCAGCGCTGTTGGTTTTTGTGGAGATTGGATCGCCGGCCCAGGTTTTGGGATGGCTGAAGGGGCTCTTCAAAGTGCGGTTGATCTGGCTGATCAATGGATCTGA
- a CDS encoding NAD-dependent succinate-semialdehyde dehydrogenase, which produces MSEAQGLESINPATGSKIATYPLMRQEEIIEAIEKADSGFQQWRNSEFSLRKKALNQVSQALEANKSALAKGITQEMGKPIQQSEAEVEKCAWVCNYFAENGEKLLENETIDLGEGNATVTAQPLGILFAVMPWNFPLWQAFRAIAPTLMAGNTLLLKGASNVPGCSSAIQNIFNSCDIPEGVFTNMPMRSADAKLVIAHPKVRAVTLTGSEEAGRAVASIAGANLKKCVLELGGQDPYLILHDADLDLAADRCAASRMLCTGQVCIAAKRLIVVNDIYDEFFKLLQKKLDSYVMGDPMNRAFNIGPLARLDLRQQVHLQVQKSVEQGATLRQGGMIPEQKGWWYPITILEDVKPGMSAFDDEIFGPVLSLVRAENDNHAVELASDTRFGLGAAIFSANTANAKRIAVKEIEAGCVAINDFVRSDPRVPFGGIKDSGYGRELGKLGIHEFINSKSIVGA; this is translated from the coding sequence ATGTCAGAAGCGCAAGGCCTGGAATCGATAAATCCTGCCACAGGATCAAAAATCGCCACATATCCATTAATGAGACAAGAGGAGATCATCGAAGCGATAGAGAAGGCAGATTCTGGTTTCCAACAATGGAGAAACTCTGAGTTTTCATTAAGAAAGAAAGCACTCAATCAAGTTTCCCAAGCTCTAGAAGCTAACAAATCAGCCTTGGCAAAAGGCATTACTCAAGAAATGGGAAAGCCCATTCAACAATCAGAGGCAGAAGTCGAAAAGTGTGCCTGGGTTTGCAACTATTTTGCGGAGAATGGAGAGAAACTCCTTGAAAATGAAACGATCGACCTGGGTGAAGGGAATGCAACCGTAACGGCTCAACCCCTTGGAATTCTGTTTGCTGTGATGCCTTGGAATTTCCCGTTATGGCAAGCATTCAGGGCGATTGCCCCTACCTTAATGGCAGGAAATACCCTGCTTCTGAAAGGTGCATCCAATGTGCCGGGATGTAGCAGTGCCATTCAAAATATCTTTAACAGCTGCGACATCCCTGAAGGTGTCTTCACAAATATGCCCATGCGATCGGCAGATGCAAAACTTGTTATTGCACATCCAAAAGTACGCGCTGTCACCCTTACAGGAAGCGAAGAGGCCGGTCGAGCTGTGGCATCCATTGCAGGCGCCAATTTAAAAAAATGTGTTTTAGAACTTGGAGGACAAGATCCTTACCTGATCCTTCACGATGCAGATCTTGATTTAGCGGCTGATCGCTGTGCAGCAAGTCGAATGCTTTGCACCGGACAAGTTTGTATTGCAGCCAAACGCCTTATTGTGGTCAACGATATCTACGATGAATTCTTTAAACTCTTACAAAAAAAGCTGGATTCTTATGTCATGGGAGATCCCATGAATCGCGCCTTCAATATTGGACCTTTAGCAAGATTAGATCTACGGCAACAGGTTCATCTTCAAGTCCAAAAAAGTGTTGAACAGGGAGCAACCCTGCGACAAGGAGGGATGATACCAGAACAAAAAGGCTGGTGGTATCCCATCACGATTCTCGAAGATGTAAAGCCAGGGATGTCCGCATTTGACGACGAAATTTTTGGGCCTGTGCTGAGCCTTGTACGTGCTGAGAATGACAACCATGCGGTTGAACTTGCCTCAGATACTCGCTTTGGACTGGGAGCAGCCATTTTCTCAGCGAATACCGCCAATGCCAAAAGAATTGCCGTGAAAGAAATTGAAGCAGGCTGCGTTGCGATCAATGATTTTGTAAGAAGTGATCCACGGGTTCCCTTTGGAGGAATTAAAGATAGTGGCTATGGCAGAGAGCTGGGGAAGCTTGGCATCCATGAATTCATTAACAGCAAAAGTATTGTGGGGGCTTGA
- a CDS encoding SIMPL domain-containing protein: MLVLSGGLVVAGAVAVKGIRTATDTVTVTGASTERLRSDYADWTVTVSGGGLSQQQAYQNLQPDLKRTLSFLRDAGIPESSTQLTVLRTDRNEIRNRVTGVLTNTEWTARQSIHVGSSDVALIRKASNNISNLIGDGVSLAIQPPAYTYTKLAEKRVDMLAKATADARERAIAIAGEAGSGIGAITNADTGTFQITVPNSTKMGSYGSYDTSTIDKDITAVMGVTFRVQ; the protein is encoded by the coding sequence ATGCTGGTGCTCAGCGGCGGACTTGTTGTGGCTGGAGCTGTTGCGGTAAAGGGAATTCGAACCGCAACAGACACCGTGACGGTGACCGGTGCCAGCACCGAACGGCTGCGCAGTGACTATGCGGATTGGACCGTCACGGTGAGTGGTGGCGGTCTTAGCCAACAGCAGGCCTATCAAAATCTTCAACCTGATTTGAAGCGCACGCTTTCCTTCCTTCGCGATGCGGGCATTCCAGAAAGCAGCACCCAACTCACTGTTTTAAGAACGGATCGCAACGAAATTCGCAACCGTGTGACAGGCGTGCTCACCAACACAGAGTGGACGGCACGTCAGTCCATTCACGTTGGCAGCTCAGATGTGGCGTTAATCCGAAAGGCATCCAACAACATCAGCAACTTGATTGGCGATGGTGTCTCGTTGGCGATTCAACCACCGGCTTACACCTACACAAAACTGGCTGAAAAACGCGTCGATATGTTGGCCAAAGCCACCGCCGATGCTCGAGAACGCGCGATTGCGATCGCAGGTGAGGCTGGCTCCGGCATTGGAGCCATCACCAATGCCGACACAGGAACCTTCCAAATCACCGTTCCGAACTCCACCAAAATGGGGAGCTATGGCTCCTATGACACGAGCACGATCGATAAAGACATCACTGCGGTGATGGGAGTGACATTCAGAGTGCAGTGA